In 'Nostoc azollae' 0708, the following are encoded in one genomic region:
- a CDS encoding DUF4346 domain-containing protein, which produces MDLIVDDLTAIDDKLSQRRIDLDPNGYFIIYIDRNDRLIYAKHFTNVIDDCGLAVDPETGKVIPARGKVERTHTMVFSGRTAKELCVKIFEETQPCPVTFLDHAAYLGREFVRAEVALVTGKDYVQD; this is translated from the coding sequence ATGGATTTAATAGTTGATGATTTAACGGCCATTGATGATAAACTTTCACAGCGTCGTATTGACCTTGACCCTAACGGCTATTTCATTATTTACATCGACCGCAATGATCGGTTGATTTATGCCAAGCATTTCACAAATGTGATTGATGATTGCGGTTTGGCTGTAGATCCAGAAACAGGCAAGGTGATTCCAGCACGGGGTAAGGTGGAAAGAACTCACACAATGGTATTTAGCGGGCGGACGGCAAAAGAATTGTGTGTGAAAATTTTTGAAGAAACTCAACCCTGTCCTGTTACTTTCTTAGATCATGCTGCTTATTTAGGGCGAGAATTTGTCCGGGCTGAAGTTGCTTTGGTGACAGGGAAGGATTACGTGCAGGATTAG